One Patescibacteria group bacterium DNA window includes the following coding sequences:
- a CDS encoding excinuclease ABC subunit UvrC: protein MTLNYIKKLNIPVSPGSYQFYNSRGDIIYIGKAANLKSRILSYWQKSTNHTPAKYSMLKQIARIKWIETESEIEALLLESNLVKKYQPQYNVALRDDKRFSYIKISLADEIPGVFLTRTVDKSGKYFGPFISALAARETIKIIRRIWPYCNMKKAQKRPCFYYQIGRCLGICAGKITKEEYLKQVIRPIMLFLNGKKNKIVKNYELRIKKLEKNNKDGANNEALGIFKFELNNMKQVLAGSRVLSVGEKYINDVVELAKILGLPKIPERIEGYDIANIFGKEAVGSMVVFSGGEPDKNEYRKFKIKIGPAFAEASAGKQGDVQMLRHVLERRFNNNWPLPDLIVVDGGKAQLNAVNNIIRRLKLEIPLVAISKGAGLRSAQAPDKLFFPGQAKPLELPLASPALHLIKRVRDEAHRFAIAYHRRLRSKAKFG from the coding sequence ATGACCTTGAATTATATAAAAAAATTAAATATTCCCGTTTCTCCCGGCTCATACCAATTCTATAATAGCCGCGGCGATATCATTTATATCGGCAAAGCGGCTAATTTAAAAAGCCGGATTCTTTCGTATTGGCAAAAAAGCACTAATCATACGCCGGCTAAATATTCCATGTTAAAGCAAATAGCCAGAATAAAGTGGATAGAAACCGAGAGCGAAATTGAAGCATTACTCCTAGAATCCAATTTAGTAAAAAAATATCAGCCGCAATATAACGTAGCTTTGCGCGACGACAAAAGATTTTCTTATATCAAAATTTCTTTAGCCGATGAAATACCCGGAGTTTTTTTAACCAGGACCGTTGATAAGTCCGGAAAATATTTCGGCCCGTTTATTAGCGCTTTGGCGGCGAGGGAGACTATTAAAATAATCAGGAGAATTTGGCCTTATTGCAATATGAAAAAGGCGCAAAAGCGGCCTTGTTTTTATTATCAAATCGGGCGTTGTTTAGGAATATGTGCAGGCAAGATAACTAAAGAGGAATATTTAAAACAGGTGATCAGGCCTATTATGTTGTTTTTGAACGGGAAGAAAAATAAGATAGTTAAAAATTACGAATTACGAATTAAAAAATTAGAAAAAAACAATAAAGACGGAGCTAACAACGAAGCTCTGGGAATTTTTAAATTTGAGTTAAACAACATGAAACAGGTGCTAGCCGGCTCAAGAGTTTTAAGCGTGGGAGAAAAATATATTAATGACGTAGTAGAGCTGGCTAAGATATTGGGTTTGCCAAAAATTCCGGAAAGAATAGAGGGCTACGATATCGCCAATATTTTCGGGAAAGAGGCCGTTGGATCAATGGTAGTATTTTCGGGCGGTGAGCCTGATAAAAATGAATATCGCAAATTTAAAATTAAAATCGGCCCCGCCTTCGCTGAAGCTTCGGCGGGCAAGCAAGGCGATGTGCAAATGCTTAGACATGTGCTAGAGAGACGGTTTAATAATAATTGGCCGTTGCCGGATTTAATCGTGGTAGACGGCGGCAAAGCGCAGTTAAATGCGGTAAATAATATCATAAGAAGATTGAAGCTGGAAATACCGCTAGTCGCTATTTCCAAAGGTGCGGGCTTGCGCTCGGCTCAAGCGCCGGATAAATTATTTTTTCCCGGCCAAGCTAAGCCTTTAGAATTGCCTTTAGCCTCGCCGGCTT
- a CDS encoding ferredoxin yields MAIKVNYDLCIGCGTCEVLCPAVFKLNAEGKAEAISQEEIPCAKNAAESCPVQAIEVK; encoded by the coding sequence ATGGCGATTAAAGTAAATTATGATCTATGCATCGGCTGCGGAACTTGCGAAGTTTTATGCCCGGCTGTTTTTAAATTAAACGCTGAAGGCAAAGCCGAGGCGATCAGCCAGGAAGAGATTCCTTGCGCTAAAAATGCGGCTGAAAGCTGCCCGGTGCAAGCTATCGAGGTTAAATAA
- a CDS encoding response regulator: MSKILIVEDEEFLSDMYKIKFEQAGYVTIVAGDGEEGFELAKKEQPDLVLLDLILPKLDGFKVLAKLREEPNTKKIKVFILSNLGQSDEVNKGMATGADGYFIKADLTPSQLLEKVNAIFNNQGEAAKGKKNKVVHTENFEHQAVEKKQAKILLIEDEEAIINMYKLRFDKEGFQIEVARNGAWGLKLARQKKFDVILLDMVMPAMNGYEAIKVLKSDDNTKDVPIIILSNSAQDGDIKEAKKLGAAVCLLKSMITPAKLVKEVEKILNK, translated from the coding sequence ATGTCAAAAATTTTAATCGTGGAGGATGAAGAATTTTTATCGGACATGTATAAAATTAAATTTGAGCAGGCAGGTTATGTTACTATTGTTGCCGGCGACGGCGAAGAGGGTTTTGAGTTAGCTAAAAAAGAACAGCCGGATTTAGTGCTTTTGGATTTAATTTTGCCTAAATTAGACGGTTTTAAAGTGCTGGCAAAATTAAGAGAAGAGCCAAACACGAAAAAAATTAAAGTTTTTATTTTATCTAATTTAGGGCAAAGCGACGAAGTTAATAAGGGTATGGCGACCGGAGCGGACGGTTATTTTATAAAAGCTGATTTAACGCCCAGCCAATTATTAGAAAAAGTTAACGCTATTTTCAATAATCAGGGTGAAGCGGCCAAAGGCAAAAAAAACAAAGTTGTTCATACTGAAAATTTTGAGCATCAGGCGGTTGAAAAAAAACAAGCCAAAATTTTATTGATTGAAGATGAGGAAGCGATTATTAATATGTATAAATTGCGCTTTGATAAAGAAGGTTTTCAGATTGAAGTGGCGCGCAATGGCGCTTGGGGACTTAAGCTCGCCAGGCAGAAAAAATTTGATGTTATCCTTTTGGATATGGTTATGCCGGCTATGAACGGCTATGAAGCGATTAAAGTTTTAAAGTCTGATGATAATACCAAGGACGTGCCGATTATAATTTTGTCCAACAGCGCTCAAGACGGAGACATTAAAGAAGCTAAAAAATTAGGAGCGGCCGTCTGCTTATTAAAATCAATGATTACGCCGGCTAAATTAGTTAAAGAAGTGGAAAAAATTTTAAATAAATAA
- the gyrA gene encoding DNA gyrase subunit A, with the protein MPKKIVKKIKKAEEPKKPSSAKATAGKKAEIKKDKPEEIKIKVVKSPEPPLLKGDSETVESEAKNGVGSIANLTITKREKTLYGIVEPQPINDEMRKSYLDYAMSVIVSRALPDVRDGLKPVHRKILYAMWNVGLRAGGKFRKSATVVGEVLGKYHPHGDTAAYESMVRMAQDFSMRYPLVRGQGNFGSMDGDRAAAMRYTEAKLSAISEEMLFDIDKNTVNFVPTYDGSHQEPSVLPAKLPNLLLNGTMGIAVGMATNIPPHNLRELIDAIVHLISNPEATVEDLMQFVKGPDFPTGGVIYNQKDILQAYATGKGGIVMRGVAEVVENKSGLFQIIISEIPYQINKATLVEKIAELVKDKKIEGIKDLRDESDKDGVRVVVDLKKDAYPKKILNSLFKMTQLQETFHVNMLALVDGIQPKVLTLKMVLEEYVKHRTEVVKRRTQFDLDKARERAHILEGLMIALNNIDAVIKIIKASRDKEIAKVNLMKKFKLSERQTIAILDMKLSTLANLERLKIENELKEKRTLIKELESILKSTLKIKDIIKKEIKDLAEKFGDDRKTKVMPHGVKEFSTEDLVPNEEAVVMMTRDGYIKRTTPDTFKVQGRGGKGVIGLTTKEEDMVEFMFTTLTHNDLLFFTTKGRVFQLKAYEIPQAQRTAKGTPIVNFLQLASGEKITSVLPLDKLAKSKYLFFATEKGLVKKVEIDAFSNVRRSGLIAIKIKEDDSLIWAKPTDGNDHIELVTAQGQAIRFKESDVRDMGRNAAGVRGIRLKKKEDTVVGMGIIKNDKEKIKKYQLLAISEHGFGKRTPIGLYKVQGRGGSGIKTAKVTSKTGKLISAFVVNAEAMADKDMIIISEKGQVIRLTFKTVSQLGRDTQGVRLMRFKEDSDKVACVTWV; encoded by the coding sequence ATGCCGAAAAAAATAGTGAAAAAAATTAAAAAAGCCGAAGAACCGAAAAAGCCCTCCTCCGCTAAAGCTACGGCGGGTAAAAAGGCTGAAATCAAGAAAGATAAGCCCGAAGAAATTAAAATAAAAGTTGTAAAATCTCCCGAACCCCCTTTGCTAAAGGGGGATAGTGAAACCGTGGAATCGGAAGCAAAAAACGGAGTTGGTTCAATCGCTAATTTAACAATTACCAAAAGAGAAAAAACTCTTTATGGCATTGTTGAGCCTCAGCCGATAAACGACGAAATGCGCAAGTCGTATTTGGATTACGCCATGAGCGTAATTGTTTCGCGCGCTTTGCCTGACGTGCGCGACGGCCTTAAACCGGTGCATCGCAAAATTTTGTATGCGATGTGGAATGTCGGCTTGCGAGCGGGCGGAAAATTTCGTAAATCAGCCACAGTCGTCGGCGAAGTTTTAGGCAAATACCATCCGCATGGCGACACCGCGGCTTATGAGTCTATGGTGCGTATGGCGCAGGATTTTTCCATGCGCTACCCCTTGGTTCGCGGCCAAGGTAATTTCGGATCTATGGACGGCGACCGCGCCGCGGCCATGCGTTATACCGAGGCTAAATTATCCGCCATTTCCGAAGAAATGCTGTTTGATATTGACAAAAATACCGTTAATTTTGTGCCAACCTATGATGGGTCGCATCAGGAACCCAGTGTTCTGCCGGCGAAGCTACCTAATTTGCTATTAAACGGCACTATGGGCATAGCCGTGGGCATGGCGACCAATATCCCGCCTCATAATTTAAGGGAGTTAATCGATGCGATTGTTCATTTAATCAGCAACCCTGAAGCCACAGTAGAAGATTTAATGCAGTTCGTTAAAGGACCTGATTTTCCGACCGGCGGCGTGATTTATAATCAAAAAGATATTTTACAAGCTTACGCTACCGGCAAGGGCGGCATTGTCATGCGCGGCGTAGCCGAGGTAGTGGAAAATAAAAGCGGCCTGTTTCAAATTATAATTTCAGAGATACCTTACCAGATTAATAAAGCCACTTTGGTGGAAAAAATCGCCGAATTGGTAAAAGACAAAAAAATTGAAGGCATAAAAGATTTGCGCGACGAATCGGATAAAGACGGCGTGCGCGTTGTAGTGGACTTGAAGAAAGACGCTTATCCCAAAAAGATTTTAAACAGCTTGTTTAAGATGACCCAGCTGCAAGAAACTTTTCATGTTAATATGCTGGCTTTGGTTGACGGCATCCAGCCCAAGGTTTTGACTTTAAAAATGGTTTTGGAAGAATATGTCAAGCATCGCACCGAAGTTGTTAAGCGCCGCACGCAATTTGATTTGGATAAAGCGCGTGAGCGAGCCCATATCTTAGAAGGTTTAATGATTGCTTTAAACAATATTGACGCGGTGATAAAAATCATTAAAGCTTCGCGCGACAAAGAAATAGCTAAAGTAAATTTAATGAAGAAGTTTAAGCTGTCCGAGCGCCAGACCATAGCGATTTTAGATATGAAGTTATCGACTTTGGCCAACTTAGAAAGATTAAAAATAGAAAATGAATTGAAAGAGAAGCGAACTTTAATTAAAGAGCTTGAATCAATTTTAAAATCAACGCTTAAGATCAAAGATATTATTAAGAAAGAAATTAAAGACCTAGCGGAAAAGTTCGGCGATGACCGCAAGACTAAAGTCATGCCCCATGGCGTTAAGGAATTTTCCACCGAAGATTTAGTGCCGAACGAAGAAGCCGTGGTCATGATGACGCGGGACGGCTATATTAAGCGCACTACGCCCGATACTTTTAAAGTGCAGGGCCGCGGCGGCAAAGGCGTTATCGGCCTAACCACCAAAGAAGAGGATATGGTGGAATTCATGTTTACCACTTTAACTCATAATGATTTGTTGTTTTTTACTACTAAAGGCCGAGTTTTTCAGCTTAAAGCTTATGAAATACCTCAAGCGCAGAGGACGGCTAAAGGCACGCCGATCGTTAATTTTTTGCAGCTCGCGAGTGGAGAAAAAATTACTTCGGTTTTACCTTTGGATAAATTAGCCAAAAGCAAATATTTATTTTTCGCCACGGAAAAAGGCTTGGTTAAAAAAGTTGAGATTGACGCTTTCTCCAATGTCAGGCGTTCCGGACTGATTGCCATTAAAATAAAGGAAGATGATTCATTGATTTGGGCTAAGCCGACCGATGGCAACGATCATATTGAACTAGTCACGGCCCAAGGCCAGGCTATTAGATTTAAAGAAAGCGACGTCCGCGACATGGGGCGCAACGCCGCCGGGGTGCGCGGCATTAGGTTAAAAAAGAAAGAAGACACGGTTGTCGGCATGGGCATTATTAAGAACGACAAAGAAAAAATTAAAAAATATCAGCTTTTAGCTATTTCCGAACATGGCTTTGGCAAGCGCACGCCGATCGGTTTGTATAAAGTCCAGGGTCGGGGCGGTTCAGGTATTAAAACCGCCAAAGTAACTTCTAAAACCGGAAAATTAATCAGCGCTTTTGTGGTTAACGCCGAGGCTATGGCGGATAAAGATATGATTATTATTTCGGAAAAAGGGCAAGTTATAAGATTAACGTTTAAAACCGTCAGCCAATTGGGCCGCGATACGCAGGGCGTCAGATTAATGAGATTTAAGGAAGATTCGGATAAAGTGGCTTGCGTGACCTGGGTATAA
- a CDS encoding MBL fold metallo-hydrolase has translation MYITWLGQSCFKFQDKIGPDGVTLITDPFAADVGLKVPHFEADIVTVSHGHHDHNNTGAIRGNPFIIDTAGEYEIKGVFVEGVESAHDEKNGSERGENIIYRIEIEDISITHLGDLGHVLETKQLEKLEGTDILLIPVGGKYTINAAKAVEVISQIEPRIVIPMHYKVPGLKVDIDGVEKFIKELGIKPRNEEKLKISKKDLPQEDMELVVLSM, from the coding sequence ATGTACATAACTTGGCTGGGACAATCATGTTTTAAATTTCAGGATAAAATCGGACCGGACGGCGTAACTTTAATTACCGATCCGTTTGCCGCCGATGTTGGCTTAAAAGTGCCTCATTTTGAAGCTGATATCGTTACCGTCAGCCACGGCCATCATGACCATAATAATACGGGCGCTATCCGCGGCAATCCGTTTATTATTGATACGGCTGGAGAATATGAAATAAAAGGAGTGTTTGTTGAAGGCGTAGAAAGCGCTCATGACGAGAAAAACGGCAGCGAGCGCGGAGAAAATATTATTTACCGCATTGAGATAGAAGATATTTCCATTACTCACCTAGGTGACTTAGGCCATGTTTTAGAAACTAAACAATTGGAAAAACTGGAAGGCACCGATATATTGTTAATTCCGGTGGGCGGGAAATATACGATTAACGCGGCTAAAGCGGTTGAAGTTATATCGCAAATAGAGCCGAGAATTGTTATACCCATGCATTATAAAGTGCCCGGCCTTAAAGTTGATATTGACGGCGTGGAAAAATTTATCAAAGAATTGGGCATTAAGCCGAGGAATGAAGAAAAGTTAAAAATTTCCAAAAAAGATTTGCCGCAGGAAGATATGGAATTGGTAGTGTTGAGTATGTAG
- a CDS encoding DNA translocase FtsK 4TM domain-containing protein has product MTKMARRRRKLNSLDYIRLPKVDLDPDMKRGIFIILILAFGAISLLSLFGLAEGLGRYLEQGIIFLFGWGKWLFPLTVLAIGFLMYNRDKEWFRGANYLGLFIFLIFFSALLHILVGEENWQTAIEAGAGGGYIGYGIMSIFTKIMGFWASLIAVVCLILISLMLMLNATLESLIGRESWFVKIFYPVNFIFNKIFGGSRETEAESEAEVEFDEAEEPSFAEASEGEGEDDGEASENMPGFYKRKIKNEQDEANNAAKEVKNSGWKQTHVKIDLPMDLLNAKIGKPTSGDIKNNMLIIQRTLENFGIPVEMGEVNVGPTVTQYTLKPAEGIKLTKITTLSNDLALSLAAHPIRIEAPIPGKSLVGVEVPNQTKAIVGLREVLAGEMFKNRKTNIMVALGKDVSGKVWLDDLSKMPHLLVAGATNSGKSVCLNAIIVSLLYQNNPDDLRFIMVDPKRVELPAYNGVPHLLTPVITDVSKTINALKWCLNEMDRRFETLAKAGKKNIASYNEMGKEKMPFIIFIIDELADLMVAAGKDVEASIIRLAQMARAVGIHLVLATQRPSVDVITGLIKANMPARIAFSVASGIDSRTILDSLGAEKLLGRGDMLFTTAEFSKPKRLQGAFVSDNEIKRIIYYIKDRSGEPQYIEGITDRQKVKGVAGVGLGNGGEDSDELLEEAKELIINSGKASASYLQRRLSIGYARAARLLDLLEEAGVISAGNGAKPREILITREQYDSMINQGTSGVSLHKQEEAVAPDEYLPEDEEEDVEAEVEAEDDEAGEEPDDEAAELMEDPTKTAGAKALNKDDDEGKYFSR; this is encoded by the coding sequence ATGACAAAAATGGCCAGACGCAGAAGAAAATTAAATTCGCTGGATTATATAAGACTGCCCAAAGTTGATTTAGACCCTGACATGAAAAGGGGTATTTTTATTATTCTAATTTTAGCTTTTGGCGCCATTAGCCTTTTAAGCCTATTCGGCTTGGCCGAGGGCTTAGGCAGATATTTAGAGCAAGGCATAATCTTTTTATTCGGCTGGGGCAAATGGCTGTTTCCCTTAACCGTGCTGGCGATTGGATTTTTAATGTATAATCGGGACAAGGAATGGTTCAGAGGCGCTAATTATTTAGGCTTGTTTATTTTTCTCATTTTTTTCAGCGCTTTGCTCCATATCCTGGTAGGCGAAGAAAATTGGCAGACGGCGATTGAAGCGGGCGCGGGCGGCGGCTATATCGGCTATGGCATAATGTCCATTTTTACAAAAATCATGGGTTTTTGGGCCAGTTTAATCGCGGTGGTCTGCTTGATTTTGATTTCTTTAATGCTGATGCTTAACGCCACTTTAGAATCTTTAATCGGCAGAGAAAGCTGGTTCGTTAAAATATTTTATCCGGTTAATTTTATTTTTAATAAAATTTTTGGCGGCAGTCGAGAGACTGAAGCTGAATCCGAGGCAGAAGTTGAATTTGACGAGGCCGAAGAACCCTCCTTCGCTGAAGCTTCGGAGGGCGAGGGAGAAGATGATGGTGAAGCGAGCGAAAACATGCCGGGTTTTTATAAGCGTAAAATTAAAAATGAGCAGGACGAGGCTAATAATGCGGCTAAAGAAGTAAAAAATAGCGGCTGGAAGCAAACCCATGTGAAAATTGACTTGCCGATGGATTTATTAAATGCTAAAATCGGCAAACCGACTTCAGGCGATATTAAAAATAACATGCTGATTATTCAAAGGACTTTGGAAAATTTCGGCATTCCGGTGGAAATGGGAGAAGTTAATGTCGGGCCGACCGTTACCCAGTATACCTTAAAGCCGGCTGAAGGCATAAAATTAACCAAAATTACCACTTTAAGCAATGACCTAGCTTTGTCTTTGGCCGCGCACCCGATTAGGATTGAAGCGCCGATTCCGGGCAAGTCTTTAGTCGGAGTTGAAGTGCCTAACCAAACTAAAGCTATCGTCGGATTGCGGGAAGTTTTAGCCGGCGAGATGTTTAAAAACAGAAAAACTAATATTATGGTTGCTTTAGGCAAAGACGTTTCTGGTAAAGTTTGGCTTGATGATTTATCTAAAATGCCGCATTTGCTCGTGGCCGGCGCCACTAATTCCGGAAAATCAGTCTGCCTGAACGCGATTATCGTAAGTTTGTTATATCAAAATAACCCGGATGATCTGCGCTTTATCATGGTTGATCCCAAGCGCGTTGAGCTGCCGGCTTATAACGGCGTACCGCATCTTCTAACTCCGGTCATTACCGATGTCAGCAAAACCATTAATGCTTTAAAATGGTGCTTGAATGAAATGGATCGGCGGTTTGAAACTTTAGCCAAAGCCGGCAAAAAAAATATCGCCAGCTATAATGAAATGGGCAAGGAAAAAATGCCGTTTATTATTTTTATCATAGACGAATTGGCTGACTTAATGGTGGCGGCGGGTAAAGACGTGGAAGCCAGCATCATCAGGCTGGCGCAGATGGCCAGGGCCGTAGGCATTCATTTGGTTTTGGCTACGCAACGGCCGAGCGTTGACGTTATCACCGGCTTGATTAAAGCCAATATGCCGGCGCGCATCGCTTTCTCCGTGGCTTCAGGCATAGATTCGCGCACGATTTTAGATTCCTTAGGCGCGGAAAAATTACTCGGCCGGGGCGATATGCTTTTCACTACGGCGGAATTTTCCAAACCTAAAAGGCTGCAAGGCGCTTTTGTCAGCGATAATGAAATCAAAAGGATTATTTATTACATTAAAGACCGCAGCGGCGAGCCGCAATATATTGAAGGCATAACTGACCGGCAAAAAGTTAAAGGCGTGGCCGGAGTCGGCTTAGGCAACGGCGGTGAGGATTCGGATGAATTGTTAGAAGAAGCCAAAGAATTAATTATTAATTCAGGTAAAGCCTCGGCTTCATACCTGCAGCGCCGGTTAAGCATCGGCTACGCGCGCGCGGCCAGACTTTTGGATTTACTGGAAGAAGCCGGGGTAATCAGCGCCGGCAACGGCGCTAAGCCGCGGGAAATCTTGATAACGCGCGAACAGTATGATAGTATGATAAATCAAGGAACTAGCGGAGTATCTTTACATAAACAGGAAGAGGCGGTGGCTCCGGATGAATATTTGCCCGAAGACGAGGAAGAAGATGTTGAGGCTGAAGTTGAAGCTGAAGATGATGAGGCCGGAGAAGAGCCTGATGATGAGGCGGCGGAGTTAATGGAAGATCCGACGAAGACAGCCGGAGCTAAGGCATTAAATAAAGATGATGATGAGGGAAAATATTTTTCAAGATAA